TGACCTCCTCGCTGCGGGCACTCGAGATCTGCAGTCGGAGAAGGCTCGCCACGAGCGCCAGCGAATTGGCAACACGGTGATTGACTTCGGCAAGCAGCGCCTCCGCCCTTTCCTTGCCAAGCCGGATCTCTTCGTCAGCCTTCGCCTTGGCCGCCCGCAACTGGGCATTGGCGACGGACTGCTCGATGGCGCTCGTCAGCAGGGAAAGGAAGTCGTCACTGACCGTCTTGATCACATAGTCGGCCGCGCCAGCCTTGATCGCCTCGATCGCAACCTGGGCCTCGTTGGAGCCCGTGACATAGACGACGGGCAAATCGACCTTGCTCTCGCGCATCTGCGCGAGAACTTCGTGGCCTGTGCCGTGTCGCAGATAATGGTCGAGCACGACGACGTCGAAGCCCTCGCTGTGCATCCGCTCGAGCGCCGTTGTTGGGTTTTCGGCATGGGACACTTCGTGCCCCAGCCGACCCAGATGCTTCTGCACCAGCCGCGCGATGGCCGCATCATCGTCGATGTAGAGGACACGGAATCTCATCGACGCTGATCCGCGGTCATGGGATCTGCATGACGGAGAAGAAGAGACCGAGCTGGCGGATCGCGTTGGCGAAATTGTCGTAATCGACGGGTTTGGTAATATAGACATTGGCCCCGAGGTCATAGCACCGCTGGATCTCCCGCTCGTCATCCGTCGTGGTGAGGATGACGACCGGCAGCCGCCGCGTATGCGGATTGGATTTGATCTGGTCGAGAATATCGGTGCCCGACATGTCCGGTAGATTGAGGTCGAGCAGGATCAGAAGGTAACGATCTTCCGAGGCCTTGCCGCTGCGATCCTTTCCAAGAACGTAGTCGAGCGCCGCGGTCCCGTTGGTAAACGGGATGATCTCGTTGTGCACGCCGGCGCGCCGCACGTTCTTCTCGATGAGACGGGCGTGACCCTCGTCGTCTTCAACCATGATGATGGTGACTTCTTTACCCACGGCTTTCATATTCAACTCCGTACCAAGCGTGACAGATCAGATGGCAGTCGCAGTACGAAGGTCGATCCCTTCCCTAGGCGGGACCGAACCGTGATCTCCCCACCCAGGTTGCGCGCAAGCGAGCGGACATGGGCGAGACCGATGCCTTCGCCGGACTGGTCCTGATGGCCGGACCGCCGGAAGAGTTCGAAGATGCGTTCGTGATCCTGTTCTGCAATGCCACGGCCATTGTCCTCCACTTCGATCCGAACCATGAGCCGCCCTTCGGGCGCGGTTCGGACAGCGAGGGCCAAAGGCCGATCCGGATGCTTGTACTTTATCGCATTGTCGAAAAGGTTACCGAGAATCTGTTCGACCGAAAGCCGGTCGGTGTTGAGGCGGGGCGCCTTGATGTCGAGGTCGATGTTTCCGTCGCTCTCACTGATCTGATGATAGACGCTCGCGGTGATGGTCTCCAGCATCGGTTGCAGTTCCACGATCTCGGGCTTCAGCTGGCGCCGGCCGTCGCGGGAAATCTTGAGGATGGCGTTGATCAGGCCGTCCATCTTCTTCGTTGACGAACGAATGAAGCCGATTGCTTCCGGCAGGTCCTCGGCCGCCGCCAGCCGCGCCTCGTGGATCTGCTCCTCCGATATGGCTTTGCCGTCGTTCAGCACATAGGCCTGCAACGCCTTCAGCGAAGCATCCAGTTCCGCCGTGAAGCCCATGATGTTGACCAGCGGCGCACGCAGGTCGTGGGTCACGATATAGGCGAAACGCTGAATTTCCTGGTTGGCCTGCATCAGGTCCTCGGTGCGTTCTGCAACGCGCGCCTCGAGGCCTTCGTTCAGGACTTCCACCTCGCGGCGGGAGGACGCAAGCGCCCGGACATGTTGCGCGACGACGAGGAGCGCGCCGCCCATGACGGCGATAATGGCGATGCCGCCACCGATGGTGATCCATTGAAGCTGTTGTGTGGCGGCAAGTTGGTCCTGGGTTCCGCTTTCGACATTGGCGTCGGACAGTTCCTTGAACCGATCGAGTATCTCGCGGATGTCATCCATCAACTCGCGGCCGACATCGCTCTGGACGAGCTCGATGGCCTGATCCGGCTCGCCGCTCCGCACGAGATTGATTGTCTGCCCCATCTCGTCCAGCTTGCTGCGGACCCTGTCGCGCAGCTCAGCCATCTGCGCGGCTTTGATCGGCCGATCCTTCACGGCTTCGCCAAGCTGTGCCAGGTCGTCCCGGATCTCGGCGGTGGCGCCTTCATAGGGCTGCAGGAACAGCTCGTCGCGTGTGATGACGAAGCCGCGCTGGCCGGTCTCGGCATCCGTCAGCTTCTGCATCAGGTCGGCCGACATGCGACGGATGCTGCGCTCCTGCAGGATGTAGTCGAAAGTCGAGCGCGTGCGCTCGACGAGACCAAGGGTCGCGACGATGATCCCGATGAGAATTCCGGTGCCGATCAGGAGAAAGAGCAGCGTGGACCGAACGAAGCCGGTTTGGGTGGCAGACATGGTGCTCCTGAGGGAACAAAGAAAGCATAATGCCGTTGCAACGCCGCTTGTGCGGCATTGTTCCATCAAGACATCAAGAAAATTTGGTCCAAGCGGGCGACGTTTGGGCGTGAGATCAGGAGACCTGGACCGCAATCACGACGGCAGCCGCAGCAATGACCCAGAGCGCCGCCCGGCCGAACCGTGTGTGCCGGGCCTCCGCACGTCCGATACGCTCGGCCGTGTCGGCGTCAAAGCGAAGCCCTTCCTCGCTCATGCGCACGATTTCGCCATGCAGCTTTTCGGTCTTGGCCGCGATCTCCGGCAGCGCCTCGGCCAGCCTCAGGGCCGCCTTCGCGCCATCCTTCAGGTCGGTCGCGATCCGCTTAGGCCCGAGATTGTCGCGGATCCAGTGCGAAACGACGGGTTCTGCGGCCTTCCACATGTTGAAACGAGGATTGAGGATGCGCGAGACACCCTCGACCACAACCATGGTCTTCTGCAGCATCACGAGTTCCGGACGTGTTTCCATGTCGAAGATTTCGGTGACCTCGAACAGCAGCGTCAGCAGCTTGCCCATCGAGATGGTCTCTGCCGGTTGTCCGTGGATCGGCTCGCCGATCGCCCGGATCGCCTGGGCGAAGCTCGCGACATTGTGGTGCGATGGAACGTAGCCCGCCTCGAAATGGACCTCCGCCACGCGCATGTAGTCGCGGGTAATGAAGCCATAGAGGATCTCGGCGAGGAAGCGGCGCTCCTTCTTGCCCAGACGCCCGGCAATGCCCATGTCGACCGCGACAATCATGCCAGCGGGATCCACGAAGAGATTGCCGGGATGCATGTCGGCATGGAAGAAGCCGTCACGAAGCGTATGGCGCAGGAAGGACTGGATCAGCGT
This DNA window, taken from Peteryoungia algae, encodes the following:
- a CDS encoding response regulator, producing MRFRVLYIDDDAAIARLVQKHLGRLGHEVSHAENPTTALERMHSEGFDVVVLDHYLRHGTGHEVLAQMRESKVDLPVVYVTGSNEAQVAIEAIKAGAADYVIKTVSDDFLSLLTSAIEQSVANAQLRAAKAKADEEIRLGKERAEALLAEVNHRVANSLALVASLLRLQISSARSEEVKAELAETQARISAIAGMHRSLYTSDDVSKVELDRYLNRLTVELYNSLHSAERPIRLLLDADPITLTADKAVSVGMVVTELVTNAFKYAYPQGQSGDIRVTLKTISGEEAILRVEDDGVGIDPDCAPKGTGLGSRIVKSMAATLGTGLRYLETERGTVAEVPLRLGTNG
- a CDS encoding response regulator, whose protein sequence is MKAVGKEVTIIMVEDDEGHARLIEKNVRRAGVHNEIIPFTNGTAALDYVLGKDRSGKASEDRYLLILLDLNLPDMSGTDILDQIKSNPHTRRLPVVILTTTDDEREIQRCYDLGANVYITKPVDYDNFANAIRQLGLFFSVMQIP
- a CDS encoding sensor histidine kinase — translated: MSATQTGFVRSTLLFLLIGTGILIGIIVATLGLVERTRSTFDYILQERSIRRMSADLMQKLTDAETGQRGFVITRDELFLQPYEGATAEIRDDLAQLGEAVKDRPIKAAQMAELRDRVRSKLDEMGQTINLVRSGEPDQAIELVQSDVGRELMDDIREILDRFKELSDANVESGTQDQLAATQQLQWITIGGGIAIIAVMGGALLVVAQHVRALASSRREVEVLNEGLEARVAERTEDLMQANQEIQRFAYIVTHDLRAPLVNIMGFTAELDASLKALQAYVLNDGKAISEEQIHEARLAAAEDLPEAIGFIRSSTKKMDGLINAILKISRDGRRQLKPEIVELQPMLETITASVYHQISESDGNIDLDIKAPRLNTDRLSVEQILGNLFDNAIKYKHPDRPLALAVRTAPEGRLMVRIEVEDNGRGIAEQDHERIFELFRRSGHQDQSGEGIGLAHVRSLARNLGGEITVRSRLGKGSTFVLRLPSDLSRLVRS